From the genome of Cryptococcus neoformans var. grubii H99 chromosome 11, complete sequence:
CTGCTTCGCTCTCTCTCACGTCAAAGAAAGGTATTCCATCTTGACCCATCACTGAGTAATATGCTTTCTCAGCCTCCTTTACCTCCCAGTCTAATCCTTCCGTGATTGAGTCATCTCTATAAAAAGGCGTTACAATGACGACCTTGGGAGACGATGCGGAATAAGTTGAGGTCGCTCGAGTGGATACGTAGTAAGATTCGAAGAGTGGTTCGGAAATAATCCGCTGCAAATATGGTTTGAGGAGATCggatggtgaagatgcGGTCGATGCCGGACAGCTGAGATAAAGAACGTCTAGGGACGTTGTCAGGAGTTAATCCTCGCATGTCAGCCCGCGCACTTACATTGTTCAGGCGGGCAACTTCCCGTTCCTTCACCGTTTATCAAACACCTGACAGTCGGATTACCATTTTCAGGTGGGAAGACAATTAGCCCTGTGTCGTCGTTTTCTTCGGGTAATTGCCCTATTCCGTTTTCATCGTCTGCAGAGGGTAATTTGCGCTGCAAAACTTTCGGtaacgaagaagagatcgaAATGCTATGAGCCATTATACTCCTTTTTGATAGCTCTGATTCAGGAGTAAGGAGTGATAATGGAAGAtggtttgaagaagatatcAGATGCTTGGCTGTGACAGGCCGCGGATGGCATGGGAGATTGAGAGTCACGTTGTCGTCATTCGCATCGATCGATGTCGGCTTGCCGAATGGACCCAGAACATATGTGCCCCCATAAACAGCACAACCACTTAATTTGGATGAGTGCCCTGGCATGTGGAAGGCGTAAAAATTGAGACTCACCGGCAAAATCCCTGGGCTACTTCCCCTGCTCCTCCGTATTGACCTACAAGAAAAGCGGAGGGCCCATATCGCCCTAATGACTTGAGATACCTCCTTGTCTTCATTAATGCAGGTAGCGTTTGGTCTTCAGGTGATGTGCAGTGGGCGATTGCGTACGCTATCGAAAGCGCAAGACATGTTGGAAGGGCGAAGGAATCCTGCAGAAAATCCAGAAGTGGCTGCGTCTCTTTACCTAACCGGATATGTTAACTTTGATATTGAACTTGAAGCCCAGTGGCCTCACCTCGAAGAATATCATTATGCTCAAATTCTCCTGCAGCAAACATAAAAAACTTCATCAATTTTCTCTTGTCCATCAAGGAGACGCTCTTGTCTTTGAAAATTTCTTCCTTGCATCCGGGAACCTTCCTTGTCCCAGCACAACCTTCATCCCATATATTTACTGAGTCCAGAAGTTTGAAGGAAACATATTTACTGACATCTGACGAAATAAGCGCGTCGATTAAAGGCCCTCGAGAGGGCAGGATGGCGGGGAAAAGCGATAAGGCATATCGCCGTCGATCATTTTGGAGAGTAGGCGTAAGAACGGATGTCGACGCATGTGTATATGACACTGCCGCCGAAGAAGACTCTACGCGTTTGGTGGACCACTCAACGAGCTCGTCTAATGTCAAACTAGCTTGTTCTCCTCCGTAATATTCGTTTGGATCGAGGTGTAGGACGGTTTTGCCAGCTTTCGCGAGGGCGGCAGCTGCGATACTCTCAGCGATGCCAGTGCCGATGACTACGACATCGTATGAGTCGGATTCAAGTTCGATGTTGGACATGGAATGTGGCTGTGACGCAATTAAATTGTTGAAACTTTTTGATACTGGTAGACGCAGTTCTGGGTGGCCGTACCCTTTTGATACAGCAATGATTATGCATACTAGTAGTAGTATCTCAttcgttcgttcttcgCAGGCGCATGACACGGCACGGTGATTAGGCTCTGCTGATTTCTATTATCTACGGAAGCTAATTTCTAATTCCAAGCGAAAAAAGTGGTAGCAGCACCACACATCATACCCTGTGTCATTACTTTTCTATTTACGTAAAAGCCATCCACGCCTTGCTTCGCTGTCGCAAGGAGGCTCCTGCGAGCGCTGGCTGTTGAACGAGTAGCTATCGATTAACAACGCCAAATAGCGGCATTGCACAAATAGAGTAGCACTAGCAACCCACTAACGAGgatccatctccaccatgGCAACCTCACTCTTTGTTCCGGTGGCCTATATCACTGTGCTTGTCACAGCAATGGCCATCTTTTCTCGTGTCTACAGACGGCGACGAGCTGGTGCGCttgctctctttcttctgaTAATGGTGGCTAACTATTTCACGTCGTTTAGTCTCCAAGACATCAATAGAACCATGGTTTTCTAATCATCCTACCCGAGAGGTCTATATGTCTCTGTTGGCTGACGAACCGCCCGCACCCGAAAATCTCCTCAAGGCTGCTCTATTGTCTCGCGCTATCACCGACGTCCAACGTATCTGGCGGCTCAAAGACGACAAGACTGCCCTTGCTAGCCTTCACACGCGAGGACTTGTTGGTGATGACACCATGACTAGGTTTGCAGCTGCAGAGAAAGAGCTTGAAGCGGAAATTGTAGATGTGATCTCAGAAGCCAACACTTTTAAGCAGGGGTGGGGACAGTTCTTATTCGCCACTGCTACCGAGATGGCCCAGGCAGAGAAAACCAAGGAGGCTGTTATTAACATGCATAAGACAAGGATTGCAGAAGGTGAGGTCCCTTTTATTTCCCCCTATATTCTGCGTGTTAACGAATCATCTCGTATAGAAAAACGTCTCGCACGAAGAGCCAAGTACTTACTTCAGAAACCTCAAACTCAACCATCTGGTCCTGAGTCACAAGTTCAGAAAGTGGTAGCCGCTACAGGGGCTGCTCAAAGCCCCGCAAAGGTCCCTCTGTCTCAAAAAGAACCCAGTGGTTCCATTAGCCAACTTACAGAGGGAGTCCGTAAAGAAAGCGCCGAGCCAAAAGCTAGTATGCCTGTTCCATCGGCAGTGACACCTAATAGCAAAGTGAGTACATCGCTTGATGTTATTCCAACGTTACTAATGACTTTTAGGGTGGCGGTggtaagaagaaggggaagaagaagtagatACTTTAGCATAAATAGAATCATGATTATCGCGTCACCACTTGTACGATTGAACCTCAGGGCATTCCATAAGAAAATTCATACATGACGGGGAACGATCGACATGGCCATTTATTGAGGTTGTTGTATGTTCAAACACAACAGAACTGAAAGTTAAACGGACATTGCTGCAGGTCTGAGGGGCTGAAGCAACTAATCCGTGATCTAAGAATCGACACGGGAAATCCTTTTCTGCGGAATGCTGTTCAACTGTACAGGGCCGAGTGAATGTGCTGCAAAAATCCACAAATGCAGACTGACATAATGTGCATCATCTCACGATGGCATATATAAATGAAGTAGCGAAAACGAAGAACATCCACAAAGCCCCCCCATCTCCTGGACGAACATTTAAACGGCTTAAGCACCGAAACCGTAAAGGGTACGACCCTGCCTCTTAAGGGCATAGACAACGTCGAGAGAGGTGACTAAGAATACTGTCAGTAAAAAGCTCACGTTGATAAGTATTTCAAAAATGACCCACCAGTCTTCCTCTTAGCGTGCTCAGTGTAGGTGACAGAGTCACGGATGACGTTCTCAAGGAAGATCTTAAGGACGCCTCGAGTCTCTTCGTAGATGAGACCACTAACAAAGGAATTAGTATTCAGCATATCAATGCAAGGTAATCAAACTTACGAGATACGCTTGACACCACCTCGTCGGGCAAGACGTCGGATGGCGGGCTTGGTGATACCCCTGTAAACTGTGTAAGCGCGGACTCCGAGATCATGGGAAACTACGAAGTACTTACTGGATGTTGTCACGAAGGACCTTCCTGTGTCGCTTGGCACCGCCCTTACCGAGACCCTTGCCACCTTTTCCTCGACCAGACATGATGTATAAGTATGTGTATTGGAGGGtaaagagagaaaggagagtATTTGCAAACTTGTTTgttggagagaaggattAGAAAGTGGATTAGGAATGCGATTATATACCTCAGCGCAGGAGGGCTGTCTCCATGGAGTGGTGGCAAACAAACAACCCGCCGGGAATTACACGGCGATTTCATAACGCCGAATAAtcatttccttttctccattAAAAGCAATTAGAAATAGACAAAGTCACGTGATTGATTACTTTTATTAGAGGTGATGTCACCACTTATTTCAAGCTGTCCAAAATTGCAGCCTCTGATTGGCTGACGAATGCTTGTCCTCCGTTCCTAGTAAAAAGAAAGACCTATCAAATAAATCGCTTTTGCGGCGTTTCGGCGGCATGAATTTGGCGCGCAGCAAACTGCTATCGTGATGGTTAATAAAGTGCAGTTAGAAGAAGGCTTCAGCGCTGAACTCGCTTTGGCCGATGGCAGCTGGCGCTCTCACAAGAAGTACATACGAGGATTTGCTGATCAACCACAAATGAACTACGGCTGCCTCGCTTTTTCCTCGTTTTCACCTGACTTCGCAGTAAAACCATAGACTGAAACAGCACTCCTCCTGCTGGCTTACCACCAATATCGCCAGCGAGATCACGGTTGTACCAGAATTCCACCTCTGTCAGTGCTGTCGCAAATAATGATATGCCTTCGTCCAAGCGCTTCCTTGCGTACATCCGTTGAACATTCTTCTGCCGTTTTCACACATGATGACGCGTACTGTGGGCATTTAAGGCAGTTTGCCTACAcgcaaaaagaagaaatagTAGAATCAGCGACTGGCCTGGgtctgaggaagaagagaaggaacgGCATCTGCATCACATAGATACATTCTCGTTAATCATTAAAATGGCTCATATCCCCCTTATCTCAACAACTTTCTCTGATCCCTTTTTACTCCAAATTTTCCTCGGTATCCATCCTGATGTATCCACCCCCACCTCCCCAGTCTCAACAATCAACTTCCAGTccttcaagctcatcaaaCCCGCTGTATAGACCCAAACAGCCGAATTCAGGACATGAGTCTCGCCAGATTTCAAGGTGCCGCGAAAGATAAGATTGCCGATAAACCGAGCCGGAATGAGAGCTGACGGCTCGGAAGCTATAGATGGGACAGAaggtgatggggatggtAAGTAGAGCATGAAACGGACGGGAAGGATAGGGGACCGATTGTGGATGGTAAATGCCACTGGGACCTTGCAAGCACTTACATGATGTGTCAGCGAAAAATGTGTGTTCCAGACGGATCGCTTACCCCATTTTGAAATCATGCTCAATCGGCCCATTGTCCTCTCCAACCTCGACAATAACTTCAACAGGgtcctcctctcttcctaAACACCCATCCAAGACGCTAGCCATTAGCACCCTTCTCAATCTACCTGTCTCCTCATACATCGTTCGCGTCTGCTTCGATCCACCTGCGATAGCAGCTTCCACATCGCGCCGAAGAGACTCAACCATGGAAAATGACGGGGCAGGCCGTAGAGAGTGGGCCACAAGCCGGCCTTTGCGCGGGGGTTTGGGAGAACAGATGGTGTAAGATAGTACCAGATCGAGATCAAGGGGATCTAATAACGGAAAGAGGTCGGGAAGAAAGGCGGCAGAAATTGTGGGAAATTGCTCTCGCAAATAAGAGATGCGATGTATATTGCGAGATGCAAAGTAATGAGGTAGAATATCAATCGGCAATTCAGAACTAAGGGATACGGTAGATTGAATGTCCGCTGCGATTTCATCTGGTGCTTGACCTTCGATGAGTTTTGCCAAAGCCTCGACGACAGCTGTTTGTGATAGATCAGCAATTGTGGCACCTTGCATAATTTGAATAACCGAGCGAAGCGTCTGATTCGGCAGTAAGGTTCTGTTGTGCGTTAGCGTATAGATTTCAAAATGATAAACGGACATACCCTACGACTTCCTGAGCTTTCACATTCCACAGTACACTAACGCCATATATGCCGTCCACGCGCACTTCCGTCGCCGAGACGTTCATCACCTCCAACACTAAGGCAACCTCTTTGGCACTGGTTCCAATGGGCGTAATCGCAGTCCTGAATGTCATCAGGGGTTGCACGTTGATACGGTTTTCCACTACAGCTGCAGTCACCTCCCCATCGTCTGCGCTTTCAAAAGTGATCAGGCCTAACAAGTCGATCTGACCCTGCTTGAAACTGCTGAGAATGACAGCTATGTCCTTTGTTTGACCCGCCAGAATTTCTTCAGGCAGTAAAATCGAAGATTTATTGCTCTCTATCCTGTTTGATATTGTCATCGTTGACGACTCATCAGCATTATTTTTCCTCCTAATTGAGACACTTTTGGTCcagatcatcttcaaatccCTCACAGCCTTCCGTCCAGCGTTCTTAACTCTAATGATaccttccgcttcttcgCCTGCAAACACTCTGTCTGGGATGCCCACCAAATCGACATCTAACCGAGGGCGTTCAGAAATAATAGACAGAGAGAGTGAGGTATCTGAAGCATAGGTCGGGGTTAAACGTTGAGCTTTGGTAGCATGAAAAcgtcttccctttctttcgAGAGACTGGGTACAGGGGAAGAATTTATGGAATTTGAATGAGACGCTGAACAGACGTATAACGCTATTCGTAGACGTGGCACTATTTGCGGTGACATTGACGCAAATGGCGCGAGTTTCGTGAGGATCGAGCGTGATTTCGTAGACAGGTGAGACTGTGATATTATCTGATGGACTAAAAGTGAGTGTGATGTCGGAAAGGAACAAGGGTGCGTTTATAGGGTTGGTTGCTACCAGTTCGACAGTAAAAGATTCGTCTGTGCCCACAATatttctcttctcgtccGGCAGCAAATTGGCGGgtttcttcccttttcgGTCCCAGCTTTTCAAAGCTTGTTCCTCCAGTTGTACCCAGTTTTCCCTCGACGGTCCGGATTCaagtgaagatgagactGACGTTATAATGCGCGTCTTCTTTACATCAAAGACTGGGGTTGGTAACTGAAGTCCGTTCTTGGATGCTTCTACAAGCTCCGGATGGACACGTAATTGCTACCTCATTTATCAACAATCGTTTGCCCTAGGGTTCAGGATACTTACTTCGTACGCCAATGCCATGTCCTGCAGAGGACCAGCTTGTGAACCTGGCACACCGGTGTTCTCCCTTTTCAATAATCTCAAAAAATGCTCCACGGCGACATCGCTTTCTCCCAACGTGTACGCTTGTCGACCAAGTGAATATTCAATACGATCCTGTGCAGCAGTCCATGGCGCTGATCGATATATTTGCGATGCACGATCGAGACATCTCCGGGAGTACGTTTTTAGTCCAGCGGTCTCATACCGCCTAGCTGCCAGTATCAAATGGAACgcgcttcttctctttcctttgccACTCTTCCCGCCTTCCGTATCGGCTACAGCTGCTTCCTCGATCAACACTGCACTAGGCACTTCGTCCGCCTCTCCGGCACCCTTGACCAGCGCGGCGCCAACGCCTCTCCATTCTCTGATAGCTTTCCAAGCTTCGTAATAGAGCACAGTGATTCGAAGGGCATCGATTTGTATCTGCGAGGACGGTCCAGACTGGTGATATGACATGACAGCTTGCTCAAACCACGATGTGATTTCTGTATGCTGCAAGTTTGTGAACGGAGTTGGCGTTGTGGTGGGCGGGATAGAGggggagaaaaaggagtGTGCAAGGAGTAATGAGAGACCATACATTTCGGTGGCAGCAGATGCATACCTCCACGCTCGGTCCTGTGCAAAATCTCGTCGAAGAGAGTCATAGATGCTCGCAGCCGAGCGATAATCTCGTAGCATGAATTCAAAGTCGGCCAGACGTCTCGACAGCGCTTCTACTGCAGCGAGCGAGTAGTAACCTGCAGAGGCATTGTAGCCCACAGCGTTCGTGGCTGGACTATTGGGCCGGCTGCCAAAAAATTTTCTACCCGCCCCGAATAAACGCCCAGTTATTCCTCGCCGGTTATTGTGATATATCTCATTCCATTCTCTTATCCGTGCCTCCATCCAAGGTACCAGGCTCTGTACAACTAGCTCTCGGACCAAGGCAGCGAGACGTTGGGTATCTTCAGCTGTTAATCTTGATCCATACAGTTTCCTGGGCTTGTCTGAGCCACTTAGTTCGCCACTGTCATCCTTCATTAACGGGGAGGTAGCAGACATGGGCGATAGTGTCAAGGACGACAAAGCTGAAGCATAGACCTGTGACAGCGCTGAAGGATTTGCATCTTCCGGTGTGAATGGGCgggggaggatgatggcAGGATGAGTGGATGTATCGGGTGATGATGGTACTGGCCGACGGTCGACCTGAGAATTGATGACCAATAATGTTGAGTGGGGCCCATATGCCCGTTTAACACTCGCAAGTAGCTCATGCGCACTGATGCAATTAGTCGGATACTGCGCGTAGGTGGCCATGAAACTCACGATGTCAAGTTGTCTCCCATTTGACTGACATCATGGACTACCACATAGAACCTCAATACTGTGTGTCCGTCTAGCCAAGGTAAAGTCTGGGCTGAAGGTCCAGTTGTCCTTGCATGAAGCTTATTGAGCGTCCCTAA
Proteins encoded in this window:
- a CDS encoding rab escort protein, which produces MSNIELESDSYDVVVIGTGIAESIAAAALAKAGKTVLHLDPNEYYGGEQASLTLDELVEWSTKRVESSSAAVSYTHASTSVLTPTLQNDRRRYALSLFPAILPSRGPLIDALISSDVSKYVSFKLLDSVNIWDEGCAGTRKVPGCKEEIFKDKSVSLMDKRKLMKFFMFAAGEFEHNDILRGKETQPLLDFLQDSFALPTCLALSIAYAIAHCTSPEDQTLPALMKTRRYLKSLGRYGPSAFLVGQYGGAGEVAQGFCRGCAVYGGTYVLGPFGKPTSIDANDDNVTLNLPCHPRPVTAKHLISSSNHLPLSLLTPESELSKRSIMAHSISISSSLPKVLQRKLPSADDENGIGQLPEENDDTGLIVFPPENGNPTVRCLINGEGTGSCPPEQYVLYLSCPASTASSPSDLLKPYLQRIISEPLFESYYVSTRATSTYSASSPKVVIVTPFYRDDSITEGLDWEVKEAEKAYYSVMGQDGIPFFDVRESEADEMGISEDD
- a CDS encoding translocation protein SEC66, with product MATSLFVPVAYITVLVTAMAIFSRVYRRRRAVSKTSIEPWFSNHPTREVYMSLLADEPPAPENLLKAALLSRAITDVQRIWRLKDDKTALASLHTRGLVGDDTMTRFAAAEKELEAEIVDVISEANTFKQGWGQFLFATATEMAQAEKTKEAVINMHKTRIAEEKRLARRAKYLLQKPQTQPSGPESQVQKVVAATGAAQSPAKVPLSQKEPSGSISQLTEGVRKESAEPKASMPVPSAVTPNSKGGGGKKKGKKK
- a CDS encoding histone H4; amino-acid sequence: MSGRGKGGKGLGKGGAKRHRKVLRDNIQGITKPAIRRLARRGGVKRISGLIYEETRGVLKIFLENVIRDSVTYTEHAKRKTVTSLDVVYALKRQGRTLYGFGA